From a single Miscanthus floridulus cultivar M001 chromosome 8, ASM1932011v1, whole genome shotgun sequence genomic region:
- the LOC136468496 gene encoding uncharacterized protein gives MFMSTVEPLYMEHWLRILEQKFQLLNVTDEQKVRFATQQLLGSTSAWWDTFNVMQPVDHHVTWKLSEFLKLKQGNMTMMEYVNKFNHLAQYVGTHVDTDEKKMECFNHGLCCILQEKLHIGGYRTFGTLMNAAIAMEGVQRDSPLLWRYFSMTLRLSGSARG, from the exons atgttcatgtCGACTGTTGAGCCTCTGTacatggagcattggcttcgtattctggagcaaaagtttcagctgctcaatgtgactgacgagcagaaggtgcgctttgccacACAGCAGCTTCTGGGATCTactagtgcttggtgggacactttcaacgtCATGCAGCCTGtagaccaccatgtgacttg GAAGCTGTCCGAGTTTCTAAAGCTaaagcaaggaaacatgactatgatggagtatgtgaacaagttcaaccatcttgcacagtatgttgggactcatgtggatactgatgagaagaagatggaatGTTTCAATCATGGTCTCTgttgcatcttgcaagagaagctgCATATAGGGGGATATCGGACCTTTGGTactttgatgaatgctgccattgctatggagggagtTCAGCGTGACTCTCCATTGCTATGGAGGTACTTCAGcatgactctcaggctgagtggaagcgcaagagggtga